The DNA sequence TTTTATTATCATAACTGGACAGGGCAGGCACGGTGACCTGCCCCTACACGATGGTGGGTAGGGAGGCATGACAGGATGAAGAGGGTGTTTTTGCTGGCGGCGTTGGTCTTCTTGACAGCTGCCTCGGCCTTGTTCGCGGACTTTCAGATGGATACGAGCCTGGCGGACTCGGACGCGTCGTTCTTGGGCGAGGCGGAAGGCGATCGCGCAGGCTCTCCATTCGAGGAGGAGCATGCCGGCGCGGCCGTCTCAAACGCTGGCGATGTCAACGGCGATGGTTACGACGACTTCCTTGTCGGGGCATACGCCAATGACGAAGGCGGCAACTCCGCCGGTCAAACGTATCTGTTTTTTGGCAAGGCCTCCGGTTGGGCGATGGACACGAGCCTTGCAGACGCCGCCGCGTCGTTCATAGGCGAGGCGAACGCGGACTATGCAGGCGTTTGCGTGTCCGGTGCTGGGGATGTCAACGGCGATGGATATGACGACTTTCTCATCGGAGCCTCTCGGAACAGCGAAGGCGACTTCGTGGCGGGCCAGACGTATCTGATTCTTGGCAAGGCCTCGGGTTGGGCGATGGATACAAGCCTTTCTGACTCCGACGCGTCGTTCATAGGCGAGGGATTTGTAGATGTGTCGGGAATGTCGGTCTCTGGCGCGGGCGACGTGAACGGCGATAGTTACGACGACTTCATCATTGGTTCCTGGAACAGCGAACCCGGTGACTACGCCGGTCAGACATATCTGATTCTTGGTAAGTCCTCCGGCTGGGCAATGGATAACAGTCTTGCCGATTCGGACGCATCGTTTTGGGGCGAGTCAGAGATGGATGGCGCAGGCTGCTCAGTCTCTGGCGCAGGCGATGTGAATGGCGACGGCTACGACGACTTTGTCATCGGAGCGCCTTACAACGAAGAAGGCGCCAACAACGCCGGTCAGACATATCTGATCTTCGGTAAGGCTTCCGGCTGGGCCATGGATACTAGTCTTTCCGAAGCAGACGCTTCGTTTATTGGTGAGAGAGAGTACAGTTGGGCAGGCTGGTCAGTCTCCGGCGCGGGAGACCTCAACGGTGACGGTTACGACGACTTCCTTATTGGTGGCGAGGTCGACTCTACTATAAGCGGCAACGACGACGGTCGCACTTATTTGATTTTGGGCAAGCCCTTGGGGTGGGCGATGGATACCAGCCTTGCTGATGCCGACGGATCGTTTTTGGGCGAGGCAGATGGTGACCGGGCTGGCTTCTCGGTCTCTGGCGCCGGTGATATCAATGACGACGGTTACGACGACTTTCTCATCGGAGCCATTTACAACGCCGGTCAAGCATATCTGATCCTCGGCAAGGTTTCAGGCTGGGCGATGGATACCAGCCTTGCTGATTCCGACGCGTCGTTTTTGGGCGAGGCAGCTAGTGACCGTGCCGCCATGTCAGTCTCTGGCGCTGGCGACGTGAACGGCGACGGCGCCGACGATCTCCTCATTGCTGCGCCCCACAACACCGAGGTTGGCGACGATGCTGGTCAAGTGTATCTG is a window from the bacterium genome containing:
- a CDS encoding integrin alpha yields the protein MKRVFLLAALVFLTAASALFADFQMDTSLADSDASFLGEAEGDRAGSPFEEEHAGAAVSNAGDVNGDGYDDFLVGAYANDEGGNSAGQTYLFFGKASGWAMDTSLADAAASFIGEANADYAGVCVSGAGDVNGDGYDDFLIGASRNSEGDFVAGQTYLILGKASGWAMDTSLSDSDASFIGEGFVDVSGMSVSGAGDVNGDSYDDFIIGSWNSEPGDYAGQTYLILGKSSGWAMDNSLADSDASFWGESEMDGAGCSVSGAGDVNGDGYDDFVIGAPYNEEGANNAGQTYLIFGKASGWAMDTSLSEADASFIGEREYSWAGWSVSGAGDLNGDGYDDFLIGGEVDSTISGNDDGRTYLILGKPLGWAMDTSLADADGSFLGEADGDRAGFSVSGAGDINDDGYDDFLIGAIYNAGQAYLILGKVSGWAMDTSLADSDASFLGEAASDRAAMSVSGAGDVNGDGADDLLIAAPHNTEVGDDAGQVYLIFGESGGPPPGITVGVTTNSSTYEFDDVLEIDIAVKNTGLPAFVDIFVVLTFDLSGPEERHWSASATGQWTEGIFYYDTGLLVETGHDETTQILSAVLPRQAPMVAKSGTYTLRMVACQAGTFDFVSNLATSTFVLVGEPFVGISTDKETYSLAGDTITVSLDVALPDYSMTADFYVVLLAPGGQFWSPTDFGVDPMWLARVDPLLSGFPTPADWNLEFEAFVVNLPSGAPFDMAGDYTLFAGVVEPGTLMLFSDIGVSGFALQPAERITE